The genomic DNA tgatggttctTCAGGAAACTGTCAGCTGTGTCTCCGCGGGAGACGTTCAAGGCGTTGATCCGCGAGGAGAACAACGGCAAGGACTCGAAGAAACAGTATCTCGAACTGTGGACTAAGAGCAGCCTGGCACAGAGCGTGGATCTCACTAGCCTGGACATCCACGGAGATGTCTATTCCGACTGTAAGTTTTGGCATATTTTTCATACTGTTATTAGTTGCCTGATGATAAGCAGACACCTtagtctaactgccgcactcggaGACACTTTTGGTATGACATCATctgtacgcatcgcatgtaagcattgctgatgatgcatGCGATgcgagtttctatacaagacaaactaaaatctgtagCCGCGTACTTATAATGATTATTTGAACCATTCCTTATTAACGATATTGTATAGAAAATTACTAAGGACAGtgttgagtaaccattaaattactctgagtgcggcggtaagtAGACTTACAACTTTAAATGCGTGGCGGACCATGCCATCATGTTTTGGGAGGCTCCACCCAAAAATAATGGGTAAAAATTGCGTAGGCTTattgacattttacaaaattatgtagtaATTATAGTTTAACAATTACAGCGGAATTCGGCAGTTTGGACTGGTCTCCTGATGAGACGTCCCTGGTGTATGTCGCGGAGAAGAAACTGCCAAAGTTCGAGCCTTACATCAAGAGGAAGGCTGAAGACAAACCGAAGCTGGACGGTAGTGGAGAGACCGCTCCTAAGAAGGTAGCAAGCAATTAACAATggccacatttttattttaagttacaaCAAATACTCTCTTAATGAGTGCCTTGtttgtcgagtggttgcaagccAAGCAAGCAACCTTTctagggataaaaggcatgacgaatAAATCTCTTAATGAATATAACTTGTCAGAGTGTAATCAATAAACACACAGGGGGAGAAGATTAAAGGAAAGttagttaaatatataaaaaaaatagctaatTAAGTTTATGACTgaccccgtggcgtttaaagtgcagtgccggcgttagggggggtgTGAtagggcgatggcccagggcgacaaattctggggggcgctaaaaaaattaaaaactactactaacacttaatattgcttccctcaagtgggcgccacaatattttcgcccggggtgtcagtggcccttacgccggcattGTTAAAGTGTTAAATATTCTTGTTTCAGGGTGAAGAGCATATCTACAGGCAGGACTGGGGCGAGCAGTTGGTGGGCAAGCACCTGTCCGTGGTGGTGGTGTTCCAGCTGGCCTCGGAGACCTTCACCATCCTCAGCGGTATACCGGACGGAATGTGCCCTGGACAGGTACTGTACCTACGATATTCTATTCTTCCTCATACCTTGAGATATATGGGAAAAGATACAAATTAATGTGATTTAAATATGGATAAATACAttagtttaagtttttttattaactttattatcatttatttttaccgATTTCACAAAAGGTACTGTTCtgatgtttgatttttttatttaaaatcaattgtaaTAAGCGATTACGGGTTGACTATCACGTTTCACGCACACATCTTCtcattattatttctaaaacCCAAAATCTAAATAGTTAATCTGAAATTTCTTGGCTTTGGCAGTtgttgtaattaatataataatatctgtgtgtatgtatgtcaGGTCCGTTTCTCCCCGGACGGGAGCAGTATCGTCGGCGTGGTGTGGAAGACGGAGCCGCGCAGACTGGGGCTCATCTTCTGCACCAACCGACCCAGCTACATCTTCGAGTGCACTCTCGATGGCACCTTCAGTAAGTAAACCAACTTCAACATATGTCCAGGGGCCTTATGCTGCTGctgagagggacggagctatgtaggttgtataggtccgtccctctcgcactgctcagtgatcgaccattctgacacaattgtaatagcagactaaggcccctgtagtGCACAGGAGATCATTCACTATTTAAGGGTACAGGGCTAAGGGCACTAGCCataccaatcgatcgatagtccATCGATACCGTCGGTCGACATCGGTCGACATTAATCGATTGTCgtggtagctttaattgatcgacggatatcggtcgactaaccaatcgatcgattgccGGTCGATGGCATCGGTCAACGTAGATTACACTATCTATCAatcgacatcgaccaatccattccaccatcgacaGATAGCATTTATCGGCTATCGATCAATTGAtgtagtagaaactatcgatcgacgtcgactaatccattctaccatcgatcgatgccatcgattgacgatcgctcgattggtgtggtaacacctTAATGATACTCCATGAAAAATAAGCTGTTTAAGTTAATCTTGAAATCATTTTAATCTGAGGGCTTAgttcgagtttgttttacgtgtaacgagaacgcgttcggcgctctgactttttttttttttttattcgacaaaaactaatgcttgactacatcccacctgatggtaagtagtgatgtaatcgttgatggtgaggcgcactagtttcttaagagcctattcactctagacttgaagacacccacattgtagtccgatggaaaaaccgcagTAGGTTTAGtatctgattggttagttcattcgcgccagccaatcagaccgccgaacgcggtctcgtttcgtttccAATCAACGTAAAGGCAACTCGGACTAAGGTTAGTGATCATCTAATATACGGcgacgtcatacaaagcgagatcatgtTTAACTGGCTTtgaataaagataaagataaagagagtttatttgcaaatatggGTTACTACAATATAATGATGTGTTTAGTTACATTGCAAGCCCAGCCATATTTTACCAGGAGGCatgcaaatataaattaataaattataatagttaaaatttaagctcaaattatacaaaataatacaaaatgtttcaaatgtttcatttaaattaaaacaaaatgaatttatttagaataacttgatatattatatatgcCGTGTCTCCTACTAACATATCTTCAAGTAATTCTGACATTGGTTTACTTTGTTATTAGAAAAGTTGAGTGGAGAAGGACTAGCGGTGAGGTCCCCCCGGTTCTCCCCCAACGGGGAGTTGGTGTGGTTGCAACGTAAGGCCGACGGCCCGCACCACGCCTGCCACCAGATCGTACGCAGGAACAAAGATGTAAGTACTCTTTTATGGTTATAAAACGGTAAATGGTGAACGGTGACTCAAGACAATTGTATGAATGTAATgtgtattatatgtattgtatgtattatatatgtatatgtatatatatatatatatgtattatatattgtattgtattcttatatttattcttttgtgtcTGTGTTTGGGCTTTGCATCgatccgcttcatttctctgcactaccctatggttgactgttagagaatgccttaaggcattaagtccgccattcactgtatttgtgatgaagaaataaataaataaatcagcaATCGACTCCGCCCATGGCCACCAGCAgtaccggaggcgttacaagtgcattgctgttTCTTATGTTAAAGAGACTTCAGGATTGAGGATTGGGAGCAGGCCTCCCTATTATAGGCTATACTGCCTACCCCACCCCTCCCTACTAATATGATTCTTAACGTCGTATTGGATAAATTAGGCCTCGATTGGAGGTTGCCACAATgctaaaggttttttttttatgagacatgccggttatcgagcagacgtattatctgatggtaatcaatcgccgccgcccatggacacttgaaacaccagaggctttacaagtgcgttaccggctttttgggagttaggaatttaagggttgttgttcgggaatggggatggggaagattgggaaggggggattgggcctccggtaacctcactcccaCACTTGACAAGGTGACTGCATATCatacatattttcttaaatttcaGGGCGAAGTAACAACAGTGATAGACATAGTAGACACAGAAGTGAAGACAGCGACGGGGCAGAGCTTCCACGGCGTGTACTGCCAGGCGCTGCCCGCGCGGTGCTTCGCGGCCGACGGCAGGCTCGTACTGTCCACGCCGCAGAAAAATGAAGTGCGCTCCTATGTCGTCGATATGGGTATgtatacaatgtaataattaaCTGCCATATAGCAGAGTACAATATACTACCATATAGCCATTTTTGCGGAGTAAGTTTGCGCATTCAGTATTTCGGTGTTCGGAGCAATAACGGAATCATAGCGCGATCAAAATatgtgttaaaattattatgtattgttcgAGTTGTCACggcgctcgatagatggcggtAAAATCgcaatagatcgcgctatggttccGTTACCTCAATTTAGTTAGGTTCTGCGTCAATCTGACGTTCGTTGAGTACAAACAACGCCCCTAACGGAAAAAGTGTTAACAATATAAAGTGAGTGAATGTATCtagcataggcgtagccaggttttagtttcgggaggggttcaagaaagtcgacccattaTATGAGTGACAAAAAACacattcataggtagtcatagagacctttgccaaacagggaatgtactatgctaactagaaaaagaATGCtctgtctaggtacgcatttcgGGAGGGGGGGGTTGAACAACCccccccccctggctacgcctatggtaTCTAGTGGTGTTTGTGTTTTTCCAAAGTCCCTCTGAAGCCGACCCTCCGAGTTGTGTTCATTCGGTGTTGATACAAGTAATAAGGTGTATATTCCTACGTTCCAGACTCGGGCAAGATATGGGACATCTCCAACAAGAGCTGGCCGTGCTCCACGAGCGTGCTGGACGTGCGCGGTGATGTCATACTCGCCACATGCTCCAGTCTCATCGCCCCGGGACAGGTGACTACATATATctagtactagctacttccgcgcggtttcacccgctctgcttagctcctattgatcgtagcgtgatgatttatagcctataaccttcctcgataaatgcgctattcaacacaaaaagaattattcaaatcggaccagtagttcctgagattagcgcgttcaaacaaacaaactctttagctttataatattattagtaattagtaattagtatagattaattgTCACTATACGAtttctttttcatataaatGAACATTTAGTAACTGCCCTCTGACCGtaatcaaacaaaatgttcatatacctactaattaataaataaataaaaagaaaataaattattagtattaaatTGCGATGTATGCAACACAAAATTATACACAAatgcataaaattaaacaaaaatctgGAATCAAATACCATATAACACATTGCATTAGGAATCCAACAAAGGATGCAATGTGTATAGGGCCAACAGAGCAGATTGTGGCAGGTTTGCAAAATTTAGGGCCCGTTTCTCCATCTTCATATAAATACCTCATAAAACTTATGTGGcataggctcaccccccattacatgggacttataacataaatagtgaaaagtgggtgtacattgtatagcggcattacgtgccgtattgtgtacctctgcctaccccttcggggataaaaaggcgtgatatcgtgtcacataaagtcacatCGTATCACTTCAAGTTCactgcgaactgctagggagtggaactccttgccggagtctgtgtgtcctgatgggtataacctgggtgtcttcaaggcccgagtgaataggttgcttatgggcaccaccgtaggccgcatcatcacttaccatcaggcgagataacggccaaacgtccgcccatttaacataaaaaacattgtGATAGGTTCAAAATCCTTTGTGAAATAGGTCCTTAATGATGTGTCCAGGTGTACATAGCTCGGCTGCCAGCGGCAGACAGCGAGGCAGGCACCAAGTGGTCGCGCGTCACGTTCAACGGCGCGGTGCCGGGCGCCCTGTACTCCGCCACGGTACTGTACCTCGACCTGAAGCATGACTCAGAGGACGCCGTCAGTGAGTATCTAACATGAAGCGATACAAATTCGGtattctactaaataaatacataataaataaccaaATTATTACACATTTAATCTAATTCAAAAGTGACTAACACAGTCATCCATTGATAACGAAGCGATTAAACAAACtgacttttatatttatataactcTAATGATAAAAAAGCACAAGAATTTAGCGCTCGGCGCTAAAGATACGCCTTTTTTATAACTTGGACGATCAAAGCGCACGCTTCTTATGCATGCATCTTATTTTGTCATACACTTTGATAATTACGAATTATTTTCACTGTTTGTAGTAAATAGATAATTCTAACAAAAATACCATGCATTGGTATAAATCTAGCACTAATTTATTACACTGAGTTattgagtacaaaatatttacactatcAAGCATGGACCACTGACGACTAAAACGAATATTTGAATCAATACTATGTTAGTCACCTGATTGTgacttattgttattgtaaaaagttCTTCCAAACACCGGTAGATGGCAGTGTCATTGTCCAAATTGTATACACCACCCACCCCGTTATCTCTATCCCTGTCGCTCGCCAACGTTTTTATGGTTGCATCCCTTATTACCTGCATTTCGTGACGCTGTATAAGGGTGCAATCCTAAGTCGCGCTATTAAAGTTCTCAGCACTCTCTGCTTACATTACCGTGACAAAGTCGAAATGTTAAGGAGTCCGTTTCTCCGCAGGAAAGTAGTTTTGAAAGGAGCTACTCAGAGTCCTGGACAACACAGCAATTATTTGTATAGAGCTGTGACGCAGAGCATGACGCTACCCGGCCTGTGTGTACTCAAAGAGCTTGATATTTAATGACTCTAAATAACTGACAGAATTCCATCAAGCTCTTGAGAAATGTACGTTTCGTTCAAGCAAAACGAATAATATGTACATTGAGCACAACTAGCTCTTATATACGTTATAGAGTCATTTGAGATCACATATTAGGGGCGTAATACGTATCTCGACTCCACTGCGAAGAAAATTCGACACCCCTTTTTGCtgttagaaattaaaaaagccATAAGCGACATGGAAGAATGAttgaaagtaaataattgtttttaaagaataattttcATATAGCTCCGTTGTATGTCCGATTTCTAAATCttgttaggtatttttatttgaaaattcagAGTCTAACGGTATTAAGTTAACTGTAGTTAAGTATGATattcaaaaaagtatttgtttataaagttCAACATACTTATTTAAGATAAGAAAACTGTCTAATGTTTCACAGCGTCACACAATACCATTTTTATGTACAATATTTTACCACAAAACAGTTTTAACTTGACAAGTAAAAAAGTGATCATTTATCACCTTTGTTTTAtcgaataggtggcaaacgagccaACGAGTCACCTGAATTTATACTTTGAATCACTAAAAGTGAACCTTAACAATAAGTAATTAGATTTCAATTTCGATTGTGAAGGAACTTACAGTTGGATTTTCTTACAGAATCGTTCACGGCGTTGTACTTGTCTCCTGAGACGGAGGAAAGGAAACTGCCGTTGATCGTGTGGCCTCACGGAGGGCCGCACTCCAATTTTGTCAACTCCTTCTCCATTGAAGCTGCCCTCTTCACCATGATGGGTAAGATCATTTTATAACACACCTACATACTTTAACTGCCGTATTCGGAGatatttcatgattacttaaactattccttagtaacgattttgtatagaaaactgctagttgctaaggattgggttaagtaaccattaaactaGTCTGTataattcattttcatttagtgtaatataatacataaaaattttCGTAATTAAATTAGCAATTACTTGCACTTGCTtgtattaacatttattatttattattaaatatttttatagaatcaATCAGTCATaactatgaataaaaatatgtattcagTGAATCTTattatacgtttttttttatcacttatTGTTCATAAAGAAATATTTCTTGCATCTTtcactttgtattaaaaatacaataagctGTAAATACCAATGGCTATTTATGTACACACACACTAAGATCGAACTCCAGAAAGACTATTAAGGCAGATTGACCAAAAAATTTCAGGTTTCGCATCCCTTCAAGTGAATTACCGGGGCTCGACAGGGGCGGGGCAGGACTCGGTGCAATTTCTACTCAAACGGGTGGGAGACGCGGACGTCAAAGATTGCAAACTTGCAACAGACTATGCACTAAAGACATTCACCTCCATTGACCCCGCAAAGGTTTGCTTAACAGGAGGTTCCCATGGGGGATTCTTGGTCACCCATCTTAGTGGGCAATACCCAGATGTTTATGCTGCTGTAGTCAGCAGGAACCCTGTTACTGATGTCGCCAGTATGTTTAATTCTACAGACATAGCTGATTGGTGAGTTGGCATGATACTTGTTTTTCCATTCTGTTAATGTATGGGGATTTTTGAGGCATGTTAAGATAACCTACATTGATGATTttgttaatagatttttaactttatttattaggatTAAAGTTGAATATCGGTTAAAGACACAgttgtagcttgatgtgctgtttgCATTGATTGTTCTACGATCAGAGAAATCGTGATAAAAGGAATGACATATTCTCGTTAATCCCCATATAACTAGAGTCGGGAAAATACGacgtgaatttattattatgcatgttatattgtttctaaattaatttgcaAACGGTAACTGAATTGCCGAGATATTATAAGGATTTGCGTTTTTGAACGGATTcggtttaataattattattctaatcgAGACTAGTGGTAGTTTTTCCGAGTGATTTTGTCAGGAAAAAATTGTTGGGTATATAGattattatacatagttttttttacatttgatgggtcgacgtttggccgctattaAATGAGCTCATAAGAGCTGTGCTGTCCCAGTCCTGCcctaaataaatgatttcataAAATACCATATTGCAATACTAGATCTGCCTTTTTAGTCAGGAGTCTGATCGTATCTATTACGATTCGACATTAAAAATCTCCCTCCACTAGGTTTTGCATCAGCCCGAATAAACTACAGAGGCTCCACAGGCCAGGGCGACAAACACGTCCGTTGCCTAATAGCTCACGTAGGCGACTACGACGTACAAGATTGCTGTCTCACTCTAAACACGTTATTAGAAAGAGATGGGAGATTGTGTGAGAAGAGTGTGGTTTTATATGGAGGTAGTTATGGTGGGCTGGTGGTAGCACACTTAGCTGGACTGTACCCTGATAGGTTCAGAGCTCTGGTGATGAGGAACCCGCTGATAGACCTGGCAACTAAAGGTCATTATGCTGACAATTCGGATGGGTAAGTCCTAATTTGTTACATGTAAGAATATTGGTTAGATGTCGCGTTCAGTTACCGtttgtaattatgtaggtagtttattttgctttgtataatgtgttttatttagatCTGTCAAGTAGTTTTTGAGGtaaagagtaacaaatatacatacatcgacaattaataaattttggaaTTTTAGTAATATTGTAAGCAAATGCTAGTTAACATTGTTACCTACTAATTTtatttgggtgcttttccaccagaattgtgctatgctacgttgctgtagatgcgtttgatTTGTGATTggccaccaatcatattcattggtacacataacatagcactggtggaaacagactcagctaagctatgttttttatatggaaatatgcgtgatATGGATGGCTTCACATCACTACTAGCCATACCTCGTATACTCAGCAtctatacatagcttagtatcagtggaaacagtcacatagtttcacagcttagctgttacatcttcatagcatagctacatagcacatctctggtggaaatacacttaacaacatattttattatggatAAAATAAAGATCCTTCATTTCATATATCTATGATGTAACCAGGTGTGCAGTAGAAGCAGGTTTCGACTTCACGGAGAAGGGTCCGGTGTCTGAAGAACAGCTGCTGGCCATGCGGCGCTGCTCACCCATCGCCCACGTGCACAAGGTTAAGGCGCCCACCGCTCTCATGCTGGGCAGCGGAGACAAACGGGTGCCACACTTCCAGGGTCTGGAGTACGCTAGGAGATTGAAGGCCAATGGAGTTCCTACCAGGTAAGGTGGAGAAAATAGGGATACAttttaagtgcgggagagccatgcttcggcacaaatgggccggctcgaccggagtgataccacggcctcactgaaaaccgacgtgaaaacgattgcgt from Spodoptera frugiperda isolate SF20-4 chromosome 26, AGI-APGP_CSIRO_Sfru_2.0, whole genome shotgun sequence includes the following:
- the LOC118264495 gene encoding acylamino-acid-releasing enzyme isoform X1, which encodes MLKMTSQLDNIISAYKTLTKIPSVAGGKLNNAATRITAKWSVRNLDKGKNTAYTTSYSLDGDLNVIAQSDFGVDVSNEKLSAVSPRETFKALIREENNGKDSKKQYLELWTKSSLAQSVDLTSLDIHGDVYSDSEFGSLDWSPDETSLVYVAEKKLPKFEPYIKRKAEDKPKLDGSGETAPKKGEEHIYRQDWGEQLVGKHLSVVVVFQLASETFTILSGIPDGMCPGQVRFSPDGSSIVGVVWKTEPRRLGLIFCTNRPSYIFECTLDGTFKKLSGEGLAVRSPRFSPNGELVWLQRKADGPHHACHQIVRRNKDGEVTTVIDIVDTEVKTATGQSFHGVYCQALPARCFAADGRLVLSTPQKNEVRSYVVDMDSGKIWDISNKSWPCSTSVLDVRGDVILATCSSLIAPGQVYIARLPAADSEAGTKWSRVTFNGAVPGALYSATVLYLDLKHDSEDAVKSFTALYLSPETEERKLPLIVWPHGGPHSNFVNSFSIEAALFTMMGFASLQVNYRGSTGAGQDSVQFLLKRVGDADVKDCKLATDYALKTFTSIDPAKVCLTGGSHGGFLVTHLSGQYPDVYAAVVSRNPVTDVASMFNSTDIADWCAVEAGFDFTEKGPVSEEQLLAMRRCSPIAHVHKVKAPTALMLGSGDKRVPHFQGLEYARRLKANGVPTRIYMYDDNHSLSSPAAEMDNLINGTHWFMHHLDL
- the LOC118264495 gene encoding acylamino-acid-releasing enzyme isoform X2 encodes the protein MLKMTSQLDNIISAYKTLTKIPSVAGGKLNNAATRITAKWSVRNLDKGKNTAYTTSYSLDGDLNVIAQSDFGVDVSNEKLSAVSPRETFKALIREENNGKDSKKQYLELWTKSSLAQSVDLTSLDIHGDVYSDSEFGSLDWSPDETSLVYVAEKKLPKFEPYIKRKAEDKPKLDGSGETAPKKGEEHIYRQDWGEQLVGKHLSVVVVFQLASETFTILSGIPDGMCPGQVRFSPDGSSIVGVVWKTEPRRLGLIFCTNRPSYIFECTLDGTFKKLSGEGLAVRSPRFSPNGELVWLQRKADGPHHACHQIVRRNKDGEVTTVIDIVDTEVKTATGQSFHGVYCQALPARCFAADGRLVLSTPQKNEVRSYVVDMDSGKIWDISNKSWPCSTSVLDVRGDVILATCSSLIAPGQVYIARLPAADSEAGTKWSRVTFNGAVPGALYSATVLYLDLKHDSEDAVKSFTALYLSPETEERKLPLIVWPHGGPHSNFVNSFSIEAALFTMMGFASARINYRGSTGQGDKHVRCLIAHVGDYDVQDCCLTLNTLLERDGRLCEKSVVLYGGSYGGLVVAHLAGLYPDRFRALVMRNPLIDLATKGHYADNSDGCAVEAGFDFTEKGPVSEEQLLAMRRCSPIAHVHKVKAPTALMLGSGDKRVPHFQGLEYARRLKANGVPTRIYMYDDNHSLSSPAAEMDNLINGTHWFMHHLDL